From Pseudoalteromonas sp. R3, one genomic window encodes:
- a CDS encoding M14 family zinc carboxypeptidase: MKIQYASYQDTIEFLQSAMSAHPHLIRLQSIGETWEGRPIMLVTISLDVTYADDKPALLYTGSIHAREWIGNELAVKFVQYVIDNYRFNPKLQHALTRNTLYMVPCLNPDGFEYSRNHFSFWRKNRRNNGDGTFGVDLNRNFDAKFMRNQNTGSNTYGGPHAFSEPETCAIRDFVESHDNIRIALDYHSQGNVFFPAHKFNHEVEIEGTDLNVLCANMNHEIKKVTGRQYGIHRGKPPAQLIHGSGREYYYRKGIIATVVEVGTRNIPDYMKNMSESVAENIPAVQYALSEAINYSPLAPKRVEGFTIKSVAHDSVELEWQYEDRDDIYFEVYRSQHNKNPCGEETLVAITKTQGFTDSQLQSGHSYFYNIRAVDKVTKIKSPFSPELRLKTRLGRTESARTLFPSRETVGYLSQNNQAKNKEHFGYNSMFIGVDKKRGVSMGVVQFDLSSIVEGSQILSAQFFIYPMNRVAAKIEKYGEWSVAILDADQVEDIYDYSSIADAKPLHTLGQTIESDKLTQGIWLKWSFNGVERSLLAKLLKQKRLLLRLQGPKKLPLGKDSQVMQFDIGYGSFGSGLHYRPNLELVYQLPEQQLALSPLSCNTIYKDKVVADKLASGFDAEGDIVYGQMAFDLNVDLPVDRTVFTNACLTVRCCNSIASARDVRFTIELVELRDVDYQHVKQRQKIEYIGYEVSNEQLRERAEHHFIFDSYSLQELERLHQAQTPFYFIIRATAESQATDALVNWTNCQDQQPAQLKIDYIERRKHPVAAPHNLQTQVENGVVKLTWDNEEDEDLVGFFVVRNRFHPPRSPFDGVKLYGGRDNYTLDNFGTPDIAKYYAVFSYDDVPNYSQPVTIYYPGKTER; encoded by the coding sequence ATGAAAATCCAATATGCGTCCTATCAGGACACCATAGAGTTCCTGCAAAGCGCCATGAGCGCACACCCCCACTTGATCCGTTTACAAAGTATAGGCGAAACCTGGGAAGGCCGACCGATCATGCTAGTAACTATTTCCCTGGATGTCACTTACGCTGATGATAAACCGGCATTACTGTATACCGGATCCATCCATGCGCGGGAATGGATCGGCAATGAACTGGCGGTGAAATTTGTTCAGTATGTAATTGATAATTATCGTTTCAACCCTAAGCTACAACATGCGTTGACGCGCAATACCTTGTACATGGTACCGTGTCTCAACCCTGATGGGTTTGAATATTCCCGTAATCATTTCTCTTTCTGGCGCAAAAATCGGCGTAACAATGGCGATGGTACCTTCGGGGTGGATCTGAACCGTAACTTTGATGCCAAGTTTATGCGCAACCAAAATACGGGTTCTAATACCTATGGCGGCCCCCATGCGTTTTCAGAACCCGAAACCTGCGCTATCCGTGATTTTGTGGAAAGTCACGACAATATTCGCATTGCGCTGGATTACCACTCTCAGGGCAATGTGTTTTTCCCGGCCCATAAGTTTAATCATGAAGTGGAGATCGAAGGCACGGATCTCAATGTGTTATGCGCTAACATGAACCATGAGATCAAAAAGGTCACGGGACGCCAATACGGGATCCACCGTGGCAAGCCGCCGGCTCAGCTAATTCACGGCAGTGGCCGCGAGTATTACTATCGCAAAGGCATCATTGCGACAGTGGTGGAGGTGGGTACACGTAATATTCCGGATTACATGAAAAACATGTCCGAGAGTGTCGCCGAGAATATTCCCGCCGTACAATATGCACTGAGTGAAGCGATTAATTACTCGCCGCTGGCGCCTAAGCGAGTTGAAGGCTTTACCATTAAGTCCGTAGCTCATGACAGTGTCGAGCTGGAGTGGCAGTATGAAGACCGCGATGACATCTACTTTGAGGTCTATCGCAGTCAGCACAACAAAAACCCCTGCGGCGAAGAAACTCTGGTGGCTATTACCAAAACACAGGGCTTTACTGATAGCCAGCTGCAAAGCGGACACAGTTATTTTTATAACATTCGCGCCGTCGATAAAGTCACCAAAATTAAATCCCCGTTCAGCCCGGAATTGCGCCTGAAAACCCGCCTGGGCCGGACCGAAAGCGCCCGAACTCTGTTCCCTTCCCGCGAAACCGTGGGTTATTTATCGCAGAACAATCAGGCCAAAAACAAAGAGCACTTTGGCTATAACTCCATGTTTATCGGCGTCGATAAAAAGCGGGGGGTAAGCATGGGCGTAGTGCAGTTTGATCTCAGCAGTATTGTGGAAGGCTCACAGATCTTAAGCGCCCAGTTCTTTATCTATCCGATGAACCGGGTGGCCGCCAAAATTGAAAAATATGGCGAGTGGTCGGTGGCGATTCTCGATGCGGATCAGGTTGAGGACATTTATGATTACAGCAGCATTGCCGACGCTAAGCCTTTGCATACGCTGGGGCAAACCATAGAATCCGACAAGCTCACTCAGGGGATCTGGCTAAAATGGTCGTTTAACGGCGTTGAACGCAGCCTGCTGGCCAAGCTGCTTAAGCAAAAGCGGTTGCTACTGCGCTTACAGGGACCCAAGAAATTGCCTCTGGGCAAAGACTCTCAGGTGATGCAATTCGATATTGGCTACGGTTCGTTTGGCAGTGGTCTGCACTATCGGCCCAATCTCGAGCTGGTGTATCAGTTACCTGAGCAGCAACTTGCTCTGAGCCCGCTGTCCTGTAATACCATTTACAAAGACAAAGTGGTGGCCGATAAGCTGGCGTCGGGGTTCGATGCCGAAGGCGATATTGTTTACGGACAAATGGCGTTTGATCTGAATGTGGATTTGCCCGTTGACCGGACTGTATTTACCAATGCCTGCCTCACCGTGCGTTGTTGTAATTCCATTGCTTCTGCGCGGGATGTGCGTTTTACCATAGAGTTGGTTGAGCTCAGAGATGTGGACTACCAGCATGTTAAACAGCGTCAGAAAATTGAGTATATCGGCTATGAGGTGAGCAATGAGCAGCTCAGGGAACGCGCCGAACATCACTTTATTTTCGATAGCTACAGCTTGCAGGAGCTGGAGCGTCTGCATCAGGCACAGACGCCATTTTACTTTATTATCCGTGCCACTGCTGAGTCGCAGGCCACCGATGCGCTGGTAAACTGGACCAACTGTCAGGATCAGCAACCGGCACAGCTGAAAATCGATTATATCGAGCGCCGTAAACATCCGGTGGCTGCGCCCCATAACCTGCAAACTCAGGTCGAAAACGGTGTAGTTAAGCTGACCTGGGACAATGAAGAAGACGAGGATCTGGTCGGCTTCTTTGTGGTGCGTAACCGTTTTCATCCGCCGCGCTCGCCCTTTGATGGGGTGAAGTTGTACGGTGGTCGAGACAATTATACGCTCGATAACTTCGGCACGCCGGATATTGCTAAGTATTACGCGGTGTTTAGCTATGATGATGTGCCGAATTACTCGCAGCCGGTAACCATCTATTATCCGGGCAAAACCGAGCGCTGA
- a CDS encoding cation:proton antiporter has translation MQFESGILVLVFLILALFIGALTRHALKNTQIPYTVALLVIGICIGLAQRGEVFDGEMQMVGDTLTLVADIDPHLFLFLFLPTLIFESAFAMEVHLFRRMFTQIAILAVPGLMLAIWLTAELLHLGVPEHWQWSWAMCLMFGALISATDPVAVVALLKEVSSRKRLETLIEGESLLNDGTAIVFFSLFYVWVLASSGGEGAMMASPWQAVGQFAGVVLVGLAIGLVLGGLCIMWIDRVFNDPMIEITLTIAAAYSAFFISESFHVSGVVAVVTLALVLASVGRTRISPEVAGFLHHFWEMMAHIANTCIFLLVGILVAIRVPLDDLQAWQTLGILYVGIMLIRAISITVFTPLLSRIGVGITFEKASVLCWGGLRGAVSLALALTVAASEAIPKEVSDRMLFLCAGIVVLTILINGGTMGMLLKFLRLDSLPPAKQATVDKANQQVANTLQTMLPNMMDSPFLKGADWQQVKAQVKLGAMAQSDAATPIDKDDLNTAFLRRLLETERKHYWTQFEQGTLGKRATNLLVEAVELALDGEPCIGQRDTLFATWQVPGWLERLRGSAWLERALLRLYFERLVVGYDVARGFIQAQEALESHIDTLSPNTQIAAQVRQQVEDNIAQTIARINDLQETFPDIVQALQSQAATRLLLNRERAVINEQLKLAVLDKPEASRLLESVEKRMAALQKVSIFRQTEAAQLDQQIPWLRGVTHTTREQISSCQERGIYDAGQTLIRQGKPLNKLGVIYRGSVREVGASQAVVRGPGEALGVTALLTGTSTLDYLAETPCEVMWFPLDKLKSLMQDDPALMRILCQQLAQG, from the coding sequence ATGCAGTTTGAATCTGGCATTCTGGTCCTGGTATTTTTGATTCTGGCCCTGTTTATTGGTGCACTGACCCGCCACGCCCTGAAAAACACCCAGATCCCTTACACTGTAGCTTTACTGGTGATTGGGATCTGTATTGGCCTGGCGCAGCGCGGAGAGGTGTTTGACGGCGAGATGCAGATGGTGGGCGATACCCTGACGCTGGTGGCCGACATCGATCCGCACCTGTTTCTTTTCCTGTTTTTACCTACCCTGATCTTTGAAAGCGCTTTTGCCATGGAAGTGCATTTATTCCGGCGCATGTTTACGCAAATCGCCATTCTGGCGGTGCCAGGTCTGATGCTGGCCATCTGGCTGACTGCTGAGTTATTGCATTTAGGCGTGCCTGAACACTGGCAGTGGAGCTGGGCTATGTGTCTGATGTTTGGTGCCCTGATCAGTGCCACCGATCCAGTCGCTGTGGTGGCTTTACTGAAAGAAGTGAGCTCGCGCAAACGCCTTGAAACCCTGATTGAGGGCGAGTCTTTGCTTAATGATGGGACCGCCATTGTGTTTTTCAGCTTGTTTTATGTCTGGGTGCTGGCCAGCAGTGGGGGAGAAGGGGCCATGATGGCCTCGCCCTGGCAAGCGGTTGGCCAGTTTGCCGGAGTGGTCTTGGTAGGGCTGGCGATAGGCCTGGTGTTGGGTGGCTTATGTATTATGTGGATCGACCGGGTATTTAACGATCCTATGATAGAAATCACTCTGACCATAGCCGCGGCTTATTCGGCGTTTTTCATTTCCGAGTCGTTCCATGTATCCGGGGTGGTGGCAGTGGTGACGCTGGCGCTGGTACTGGCTAGTGTCGGACGGACCCGGATAAGCCCGGAGGTTGCCGGATTTTTACATCATTTCTGGGAAATGATGGCACATATTGCCAACACCTGTATTTTCCTCCTGGTGGGGATCCTGGTGGCCATTCGGGTGCCACTGGATGACCTCCAGGCATGGCAGACACTGGGTATCTTGTATGTGGGGATCATGCTGATCCGCGCGATCTCCATCACAGTATTTACACCTTTGTTAAGCCGAATAGGTGTTGGCATCACCTTTGAAAAAGCCAGCGTACTATGCTGGGGCGGCCTGCGTGGTGCAGTCTCATTAGCGCTTGCCTTGACCGTGGCTGCCAGCGAGGCGATCCCTAAGGAGGTAAGCGATCGCATGTTATTTTTATGTGCCGGAATTGTGGTACTAACGATTTTAATCAACGGCGGCACTATGGGTATGTTGCTGAAGTTTTTGCGTCTCGACAGTCTGCCTCCGGCTAAACAGGCTACGGTGGACAAAGCCAATCAGCAGGTCGCCAATACGTTGCAAACCATGCTGCCAAACATGATGGACAGCCCGTTTTTAAAGGGTGCCGACTGGCAACAGGTGAAAGCACAGGTCAAGCTGGGCGCGATGGCACAGTCAGACGCCGCAACACCAATAGATAAAGACGATCTCAATACCGCTTTTTTACGTCGCCTGCTGGAGACTGAACGAAAGCACTACTGGACGCAGTTTGAGCAAGGGACCTTAGGTAAGCGAGCGACCAACTTGCTGGTTGAAGCTGTCGAGCTGGCGCTGGATGGTGAGCCCTGCATTGGTCAGCGAGATACTCTGTTTGCGACCTGGCAAGTGCCGGGCTGGCTTGAACGATTACGTGGTAGTGCCTGGCTAGAGCGCGCATTGCTGAGGCTGTATTTTGAGCGTCTGGTGGTGGGTTACGATGTGGCACGGGGTTTCATTCAGGCGCAGGAAGCACTGGAAAGCCATATTGATACTTTATCGCCCAATACACAGATAGCGGCGCAGGTACGTCAGCAGGTTGAAGACAATATTGCTCAGACCATAGCACGCATTAATGATCTTCAGGAGACGTTTCCGGATATTGTTCAGGCGCTGCAATCTCAGGCGGCTACCCGGCTGCTGCTTAACCGTGAGCGTGCGGTGATTAATGAGCAACTAAAGCTGGCTGTGCTCGATAAACCAGAAGCCAGTCGTTTATTGGAAAGTGTTGAGAAACGCATGGCAGCATTGCAAAAAGTGTCTATATTTCGCCAGACCGAGGCGGCGCAGTTGGATCAGCAGATCCCCTGGCTGCGTGGTGTAACACACACCACCCGGGAGCAGATAAGCAGCTGTCAGGAGCGGGGCATTTATGATGCCGGGCAGACTTTGATCAGGCAGGGAAAACCGCTG